From the Butyrivibrio fibrisolvens genome, one window contains:
- a CDS encoding alginate O-acetyltransferase AlgX-related protein, whose product MKTITQRIYMVILTILILIPVVLYAVIGKYLDSSTADKENRVMTEMPTLANTQISEFPTLFDAYMNDNLPYKNYLVTINSMADYYLFNTSSSDDVIVGDKGWLFYVGHENNDEDPLADYEGTNLYSIDELEIIAENMTNARDFLASQGKEFVVTIIPNKSRVYSEYMPDMCGDVSQECRLNQVYQYLSENTDLTIVSPYNDIVSYKEAHPETQLYFKYDTHWNNFGAYVAAQSISRVWGFEMPDLDTVEQVYVDSDTYDLARMINLGDYLKEDAPIATAYSGHMARVEIQSDGMSFTGTVDQGTADARKLYIIGDSFSALLFPYLACHFNSSKSDMYYNYNYSSLESYDPDVVVFECVERYLNNMLHFSIENGVVY is encoded by the coding sequence ATGAAAACTATAACTCAGAGAATATATATGGTCATATTGACCATCCTTATACTGATTCCTGTCGTATTATATGCTGTGATCGGTAAATATCTCGATAGCAGTACTGCAGATAAGGAAAATCGTGTCATGACAGAGATGCCGACTCTTGCAAACACACAGATTTCAGAGTTTCCAACACTTTTTGATGCTTATATGAATGATAATCTGCCTTACAAGAATTATCTTGTAACTATTAATAGTATGGCCGATTATTATCTATTCAATACATCTTCATCCGATGATGTAATAGTTGGAGACAAGGGCTGGCTTTTCTATGTAGGACATGAGAACAATGATGAAGATCCACTTGCAGACTATGAAGGAACCAATCTTTACAGCATAGATGAACTTGAGATCATTGCTGAGAATATGACAAATGCAAGAGATTTCCTTGCTTCTCAGGGCAAAGAGTTTGTTGTTACAATTATCCCTAATAAGTCCAGAGTATACAGTGAGTATATGCCTGATATGTGCGGCGATGTAAGTCAGGAATGCAGGCTCAATCAGGTATATCAGTATCTTTCAGAGAACACAGATCTTACGATCGTATCACCTTATAATGATATAGTTTCTTACAAAGAGGCGCATCCTGAAACCCAGTTATATTTTAAATATGATACCCACTGGAATAACTTTGGAGCTTATGTTGCGGCTCAGTCCATATCAAGAGTATGGGGCTTTGAAATGCCGGATCTTGATACTGTAGAGCAGGTCTATGTTGATTCGGATACTTATGATCTTGCAAGAATGATCAACCTTGGAGACTATCTCAAGGAAGATGCTCCTATAGCAACAGCTTACAGCGGACATATGGCCAGAGTTGAGATTCAGTCTGATGGTATGAGCTTTACAGGAACTGTTGATCAGGGAACTGCAGATGCCAGAAAACTCTACATTATAGGAGATTCTTTCTCAGCACTTCTTTTCCCTTATCTTGCATGTCATTTTAACAGTTCTAAATCCGATATGTATTATAACTACAATTATTCTTCATTAGAAAGCTATGACCCTGATGTAGTTGTATTTGAATGTGTTGAGAGATATCTTAACAACATGCTGCATTTTTCCATAGAGAATGGAGTTGTATATTGA
- a CDS encoding MBOAT family O-acyltransferase encodes MVFSSMTFLWIFLPIVFVLSLIVRNIKAINIILLVFSLLFYAWGEPAYLLILLASVFMNWGLGLMMERYEEHKKEVLVLSLIGNIGIIGYFKYCNFLLGTIDSILPITLPRYDISLPIGISFFTFQAMSYIIDLYRGEYKAQKSLINLALYISFFPQLIAGPIVKYKDIEEQILDRNVCLEKRATGFRRFIYGLGKKVIISNVLAQVVDTIYAMDLAQISGAMAWLAAICYMLEIYYDFSGYSDMAIGLGRMFGFEFLENFNYPYISASIKEFWRRWHISLSSWFRDYLYIPLGGNRKGIHRTYLNLIIVFAVTGLWHGASWTFVIWGLYHGFFLIIERMGFGKILSRSRIIGTIYSLIVVVIGWVFFRADSIHFALAFIKRMVLFFNYGASGAILGTILSAKTVIILVIGIIAAGPFQKLFEIKGLKTISAKWKNSSIEAIYLFIILLYCILLLANDTYNPFIYFRF; translated from the coding sequence ATGGTTTTTTCATCCATGACATTTTTATGGATTTTTTTGCCCATAGTATTTGTGCTAAGTCTGATCGTTCGCAATATTAAAGCTATTAATATAATATTGCTGGTATTTAGTCTTTTGTTCTATGCTTGGGGCGAACCCGCATATTTACTTATATTACTTGCTTCAGTTTTCATGAACTGGGGACTGGGACTTATGATGGAGCGTTATGAAGAGCACAAGAAAGAAGTCCTTGTATTATCACTTATTGGAAACATTGGGATCATAGGATACTTTAAATACTGTAATTTCCTTCTTGGAACCATCGACAGTATTCTTCCTATAACACTTCCTAGATATGATATTTCGCTACCGATCGGAATATCTTTTTTTACGTTTCAGGCTATGAGCTACATAATCGATCTTTACAGGGGAGAGTACAAGGCGCAGAAGAGCCTTATAAACCTAGCTCTGTATATATCTTTTTTCCCTCAGCTTATTGCAGGACCTATTGTTAAGTACAAGGATATAGAAGAGCAGATCCTTGACAGGAATGTATGCCTTGAAAAAAGAGCTACAGGCTTTAGACGCTTTATCTATGGTCTTGGCAAGAAAGTCATAATCTCTAATGTACTGGCTCAGGTTGTTGATACAATCTACGCTATGGATCTTGCGCAGATAAGCGGCGCAATGGCATGGCTTGCTGCAATATGTTATATGCTTGAGATCTATTATGATTTCTCAGGATATTCTGACATGGCTATAGGACTTGGCAGGATGTTTGGCTTTGAATTTCTTGAGAACTTCAATTATCCATATATATCTGCATCAATCAAGGAATTCTGGCGCAGGTGGCATATATCACTTTCATCATGGTTCAGAGATTATCTGTATATTCCTCTTGGAGGTAACAGGAAAGGTATACACAGAACCTATCTTAATCTGATCATCGTGTTTGCTGTCACAGGATTATGGCACGGCGCAAGTTGGACCTTTGTTATATGGGGACTTTATCATGGGTTCTTTTTGATTATCGAAAGGATGGGATTTGGTAAGATATTGTCAAGGTCCAGGATAATTGGAACCATCTATAGCCTTATTGTAGTAGTTATAGGCTGGGTGTTCTTTAGAGCAGATTCTATTCACTTTGCACTTGCCTTTATAAAAAGGATGGTCCTTTTCTTTAACTACGGAGCATCAGGAGCTATCCTTGGTACGATCCTTTCTGCTAAAACTGTGATTATTCTGGTAATAGGCATCATAGCTGCAGGACCATTTCAGAAGCTATTTGAGATCAAGGGCCTTAAGACTATTTCTGCCAAGTGGAAGAATAGCAGTATAGAAGCCATATATTTATTTATAATACTTCTGTATTGTATACTGCTTCTTGCTAACGATACCTACAATCCATTTATTTATTTTAGATTCTAA
- the prfH gene encoding peptide chain release factor H, translating to MIMQISSGMGPIECRAAVGGIFRALQKEYPDIQQITCNKGEAEGIYSSIIFSSDQDLSHLEGTMEWICKSKYRPGHKRKNWFVDVSIIPETDEVCEKISPDDVTIESYRSGGPGGQHVNKTESGVRITHLPTGITVTSTKERSQYMNKQDALRKLSAILKNANIASRDSQKAVAWAKHAQIQRGNPVRIYEGERFVRR from the coding sequence ATGATAATGCAGATAAGCTCAGGTATGGGACCTATTGAATGCAGAGCCGCCGTAGGTGGCATATTCAGAGCCCTTCAAAAAGAATATCCTGATATCCAGCAGATCACATGTAATAAAGGCGAAGCTGAAGGAATTTACTCTTCAATTATTTTTTCTTCAGATCAGGACCTATCTCATTTGGAGGGAACAATGGAGTGGATCTGTAAGAGTAAATACAGACCTGGTCATAAAAGGAAAAATTGGTTCGTAGATGTAAGCATCATCCCCGAAACAGACGAAGTCTGTGAGAAGATTAGCCCTGATGATGTCACTATCGAAAGCTATAGAAGCGGCGGCCCCGGCGGTCAGCATGTAAACAAGACTGAATCCGGAGTCAGAATAACACACCTGCCAACCGGCATAACCGTAACATCCACTAAAGAACGAAGCCAGTACATGAACAAGCAGGATGCACTTAGAAAGCTCTCTGCAATCCTTAAGAATGCAAATATTGCAAGTAGAGATAGTCAGAAGGCTGTGGCTTGGGCCAAGCACGCACAGATACAGAGAGGGAATCCGGTGAGGATTTATGAAGGAGAGAGGTTTGTGCGCAGGTGA
- a CDS encoding RtcB family protein — protein sequence MCIGATPGENIEQYALAQIQKIIDNEVAKGSTICVMPDVHPGKVGPIGLTMTITDAVNPSLVGIDIGCGMTMIRLGRIKKEYQKLDTVIKGKIPAGFKIRVAAHNMATQFDFESLICYKHVRKEKTLLSLGTLGGGNHFIEIDEDENGDSYLIVHSGSRHLGKEVAEHYSKIAHQHLKDIGKEVPIELAYLTGDSLKAYLHDVQIAQEYADLNRRIMIKEICKAMKWKPIEEKSCIHNYIDLRTGTAILRKGAISAKENEDVIIPINMKDGVILGKGKGNKEWNYSAPHGAGRISSRKEVLDSHTVSEFKATMKGIYSTCISKETLDEAPFAYRNIDYIKEAVKDSVDITNILTPVYNYKGGEER from the coding sequence ATGTGCATAGGAGCCACACCTGGCGAAAATATTGAACAGTACGCCCTCGCGCAGATCCAGAAGATCATCGATAATGAAGTCGCAAAAGGCAGCACCATCTGCGTTATGCCCGACGTACACCCCGGCAAAGTAGGCCCCATAGGACTTACAATGACAATAACAGATGCCGTGAACCCATCCCTCGTCGGTATAGATATCGGCTGCGGAATGACCATGATAAGGCTCGGCAGGATCAAGAAAGAGTACCAGAAACTCGACACCGTCATCAAAGGCAAAATCCCCGCAGGCTTCAAGATAAGGGTCGCCGCCCATAATATGGCCACCCAGTTTGATTTTGAAAGCCTCATCTGCTATAAGCATGTGAGAAAAGAAAAAACGCTCCTTAGCCTTGGAACGCTTGGCGGAGGCAATCACTTCATCGAAATTGACGAAGATGAAAACGGCGACAGCTACCTCATAGTCCACTCCGGTAGCAGACACCTGGGCAAAGAAGTAGCCGAACACTATTCAAAGATCGCCCATCAGCATCTAAAAGATATCGGCAAAGAAGTACCCATAGAACTTGCCTACCTTACAGGCGATAGCCTTAAAGCATACCTTCACGACGTGCAGATCGCCCAGGAATACGCAGATTTAAATCGCCGGATCATGATAAAAGAGATATGCAAAGCCATGAAATGGAAGCCGATTGAGGAAAAGAGCTGCATCCATAACTATATTGATCTGAGGACTGGCACAGCGATCCTTCGAAAAGGCGCTATCTCAGCCAAAGAAAACGAAGACGTCATCATCCCCATCAACATGAAAGATGGCGTAATCCTTGGCAAGGGCAAAGGCAATAAAGAATGGAACTACTCAGCCCCTCACGGAGCGGGAAGAATTTCATCAAGGAAAGAAGTTCTTGATTCTCACACAGTTTCAGAGTTTAAAGCTACTATGAAAGGCATATACTCAACCTGCATCAGTAAAGAAACTCTTGACGAAGCCCCTTTTGCCTACAGAAATATTGACTATATCAAAGAAGCAGTGAAAGACTCTGTGGATATCACGAATATCCTGACTCCTGTCTATAACTACAAGGGAGGTGAAGAGCGATGA
- a CDS encoding HigA family addiction module antitoxin, whose amino-acid sequence MTRKPTHPGSVFLEDVMKPLNLSVTDAAKMLGVSRKALSEFINEKTSLSPEMALRISKATNTSAESWLNMQLKLTLWKASQHEPTNVIPFPLPDVMEE is encoded by the coding sequence ATGACACGTAAACCAACACACCCAGGATCGGTGTTTTTAGAAGATGTAATGAAACCCTTGAATTTATCAGTAACAGACGCGGCCAAAATGTTAGGTGTTAGCAGAAAAGCACTTTCTGAATTTATAAATGAAAAGACTTCGCTAAGTCCGGAGATGGCACTGCGTATTAGTAAAGCTACAAATACTTCTGCAGAGAGTTGGCTTAACATGCAACTTAAATTGACATTATGGAAGGCAAGCCAACATGAACCAACAAATGTTATTCCATTCCCATTACCTGATGTTATGGAGGAATGA
- a CDS encoding type II toxin-antitoxin system RelE/ParE family toxin: MIKSFTHKGLKEFFETGSKKGIQPDHAPKLARMLDRLDASTSPQDMNLPGYRLHPLKGDMKEMWSVTVNGNWRMTFYFEGQDAYLVDYMDYH, from the coding sequence ATGATAAAATCATTTACACATAAAGGACTAAAAGAGTTCTTTGAAACTGGATCAAAAAAAGGAATACAGCCTGATCATGCACCTAAATTAGCCAGAATGCTTGATAGATTGGATGCTAGTACTAGTCCACAAGATATGAATTTGCCTGGATATCGGCTACATCCTCTAAAAGGTGATATGAAAGAAATGTGGTCAGTTACAGTAAATGGAAACTGGCGAATGACATTTTACTTTGAAGGGCAGGATGCCTATCTTGTAGATTATATGGATTATCATTAA